One Nocardiopsis gilva YIM 90087 genomic window, CTTCGACTCGCTGGGCCAGCCACGCCAGGCGCTGTACCGCCACCACGAGACCGCGGTCGAGGGGATGATCAGCTCCAAGAAGCAGGAGGCGAACGGCCAGTTCGACCTGTTCGGCGGCGGGGACGCCGATGCGGGCGACTCCACGCCCATCGGGCTCAACATCAACTGGGGCGATGACGAGTGGGACCGCAAGACCAAGCTCGCGTTCGAGCGGGAGATGCTCGGCCTGTACGTCTCCAGCCACCCGCTCTCGGGCGCCGAGCGGATCCTCGCCCGGTCCCGTGACACCTCGATCACCCAGATCGTGGCGGGTGAGCGCGGCGGCGAGCGCGGTGAGGTCCGCATCGCCGGACTGATCTCCAAGGTCGACAAGCGCGTGAACAAGGCGGGCAACCAGTGGGCCATCGCCACGGTGGAGGACCTGGACGCCAGCATGGAAGTCCTGTTCTTCCCCAAGACCTACCCCCTGTACATGGACGCCCTGATGGAGGACACCGCCGTCACCGTCAAGGGCCGGCTCAACGACCGCGACGGCACCTGGTCGATGTTCGCCTCCGAGATGTCGATCCTGGACATCTCCCACGTCTCGGAGGGGCCGCCCCCCATGCTGCTCACCGTGCAGGACAAGCGCCTCACGCCGGAGCTGGTGGATGAGCTCAAGCAGGTCCTGAAGGCCCACCGGGGCGAGACCCCGTTGACGATCCGGGTCGACCACCCAGTCAAGAGCCGGGTGTTCGAGATCCCGGGCTACCCGATCCAGGTGGGGCCGGAGTTCTCCGGCGATGTGAAGTCCCTGCTGGGGCCGGACGCGGTCACGTACTGACGCGAGTTTCCGGCCGTGGTGTCGGGCGGGGAGGGGCACGGCCCCTCCCCGCCCTTTTTCGTGCCTGCGCGGGGGCGGGGACGGTGCCTGTGGTCGGTGCTCCTCGCGCTCCGTTGGTGTCGGCGGTCGGTCTTGACCGGAGTGAGTTAGCGATATATCGTAGAACTATCTCGATAGGAGATGAACTATCGACATTGATCACGATGGATCGACGTTGTCACCAACCGAAGGAGAACGAGATGACAGAGATGGCGATGCCGTGGGCCTGGGGCGGACGCCCGGAGAAGCAGCCGATCGCCGGCGGCTGGGAGGTCCCCGAGGACCACAGCCACGAGGGCGACGGTGAGCGCGGGCGCGGCCGCGGGCCCCGGTGGCGCGGACGGAGCGGCGGACGCGGTCGGCGCGGTCCGTGGGCACCGGAGGGATGGATGGCGATGGGAGGGTCCGGCGGGCCGGGCGGCGGCTTCCACCCGCCGCACCCGCCGCAGCCTCCCTTCCCGCCGAACATGCCGTGGGGCGGCCCGCAGGTCCCGCACGGGCATCCGATGGAGGGGATGTTCGGCGGAGGCCGGGGCCGCGGGCGCCGCGGCGGGCCGCGGGCCCGGCGGGGTGACGTCCGTACCGGGATCCTGCTGCTCCTGGCCGAGGAGCCCCGCAGCGGGTACGAGATCATCCGCGAGGGCAAAGAGCGCAGTAACGGCGCTTGGCGGCCCAGCCCCGGCTCGGTCTACCCGATGCTGCAGCAGCTGGAGGACGAAGGCCTGGTCCGTCCGGCCGAGGCGTCCGGCGGCGGGCGGCGCCGCCCCTTCGAACTGACCGATGAGGGGCACGCCTACGTCGAGGAGAACGCGGCCGAGCTGACCCCGCCGTGGGAGGCGGTGCACGAGGAGTACATGGACTCCATGGCACGCTATGGCGAGATCAGCTCCCTCGCCTACCAGCTGTCCGCGGCGGCGGCACAGGTCGCCCAGGCCGGAACCCCCGAGCAGCTGGACCGGGCGAAGCGGCTGCTGGCCGAGACCAAGCGCGGCCTCTACCGCATCCTCGCCGAGGACGACACCGACGTCGATGAGGACGGCGAGGAGGGCGACGCCTAGATCGGCGCCCCACCGGCTGGTGCGGACCGCACCGGCGCCGGTAACCCCGTGGGGTGGGGGACGCGGCCGGAGAGGGCCGCGTCCCCCACCCCACTGCTCATTCTCCCGTCCTGCCGTCGGCCAGTTCGCGGAGGATGTCCAGGTGGCCGTTGTGCCGCGCCGTCTCCTCGACCATGTGCATCAGGACCCAGCGCAGCGTGGCCCGTTGTTCGCCTTCCGTGGACACCCGGGCACTGCTGTTGAGTTCGAGCTTGGCGGTGATCTCCCGGGAGCGCGCGCACTGCGCGTCGTACTCGTCGAGCAGCTCGGTGAGGGGGCGCTCCGCGCCGACGCGGAACTCGGCGTCCCAGTCGTCGGGGGACCACGGGGCCCGATCACGCACACCGAGCAGGCGGACCTCGAACCAATAGTGCTCCACCCAGCGCAGATGGGAAACGACGCCGCCGATCGACATCAGCGGCGACGTCGGCAGCGGAGCCGACGACGACAGTCCCGCGTCGAGCCCGGCACACTTCTCCCGCACCGTTGCCCGGTGCCGGTCCAGCCAGGAGGTGAGCATGGTGCGCTCGTCGGCCGACATCGGCGGGTCGAAACGATCCATCGTGTTCGTCATCCGGGCATTGTCACGTGCGCACGAACACAGCACCACCGGTTTTTCCCCCGGCACCGGCGGATAGATTCGAAGAGTGCAGAGCAATAAGGAGCGTCGACCCGTGACACGGCGGCGACTGGTCGTGGGCGCGGCGACGCTGGGGAGCGTCGCGGCGCTCGGCATCCCGCTCGGCCTGCTGTGGTGGCTGATCACCCCCCGGCCCAGCGTCACCGTCATCGATGGCGACGGGACGACCGCCCCCTTCCCCGTCTCCCAGACCCTGTTCGCCTCCGAGGGCTACTTCGCCGTCATGATGATGTGCGCGGGAATCCTCTGCGGCTACGGTTCCTACCTGGTGCAGTACCGCCTGTGCGCACGCGAACGCGTCGACCTCCGGCTGGCCTGCCTGCTGGGCCTGGCGGCCGGCTCCGTGCTCGGATCGCTGGTCGCCTGGCGCATCGGGGTCGGTCTGGACGCGGGCGCCTTCGCCCGCGCGGTCGCCGAGGCCGAACCGGGCGACGTCGTCACCGCCGGACTCGGGCTGCGGGCACTGAGCGCCCTGATGCTGTGGCCCTTCGTCGCCGTCCTGCAGTACGGGCTGTTCGACGCGGTCAGCCTGTGGCGCCGTGACCTCCCCCACCAGCGTGAGCAGGACGCATCGGCACCGGCCGTGGACGCGCCGCGCAACGAGCCCGCCGCGCACTGAGCCCCGCGGCCGCCGCGCTAGTCCCCGCGCGGATGGTGCGGATGATGGTGCCGCCCGACCGTGGGCACGCCGCCGCCCACGCGACGCCAGGCGGTGCTCCCGGGCACACCGGTGAAGTCGCCCACCAGACCCCCGTCCGGCCCGCCGACGCCGCGGCCGCAGGCCGTGGCGAACGACCGCACCAGGCCGAGACCCGGACACCCCGGTGCTCGCAGACCCCGCTTGCCCGGGCGGCGGCGCAGTTCGCGGAAACCGAGCAGGGCGGTGGCGCGCAGCGCCGGGCCGCGCGGCCGGGGTCGATCCCGCGCTTCCGCGTGCCCCGGCTGTTCCAGCGGTTCCGGCGGTTCCGCTCGGGCGGACGGATCGAGGTCGGATCGGGCTTCGGCCAGCACCGCGTCCCCGGCTCTCGTGCGTGGCCCCAGACCGCCCCCGGTCAGCCGGTACACGCCGTACAGCGCGAACCAGCCGAGGAACAGCCCCAGCGCCGCGATGAGCTCGCGCGGCAGCTCGGCCGCCGGGGCCGCCGCGGCCGTGACGATGAAGGCGGCGAGGACCGCCGCCCGCACACCGCCGATGACCCGGTGCGTCAGATGCAGGAGGAAGGGATAGGCCAGGAACAGCCCGGCCAGCAGCACGAACACGATCCCGACCGGCTCGCGGGGCGCCATCATCGCTGCAACCGCCGCGCCTCCGGCGAACGGCACCCCCGCAGCTCCGATGAGGACCTGCAGGCCCCACGCCGCGTTGCGCGCGAAGGTCACCCGGCGCATCCGCTCCGGGGAGAAGAGCAGCCCCAGGCGGCGCAGCCGCCACAGCAGCACCGTCGTCGCGTCGCTCGTCGACGCCGCCGCCACCAGGTGGTCGGCGGGGACGGCGCGTCCCGCGGGGAGGCGTGCGTCCAGGACCCGGGTGAAGGGGGCCAGCGCATCGGGGGCGGGCCGCTGCTCGGCCTGCCACGGACGGGCCACCATACCGTGCCCATGGGCGACGGCGCGCCCGCTCAGGTACAGCTCGGCGAGGGCGACCTCACCCAGCCGCCGCCTGCCTCCGGCGAGCATCCCCAGCTCGAACGGGGTCAGCTCCTCGGCGCCGACAGCGGGACGTCGAGGGCCCGCCGCCAGAATGCGGCGATAACCGTAGCGAGTGGCCGCGTAGCAGCCCGCTATCGCGAGGTAGCACAGCACAGTGCCGAGCACGACCGCCTCGACCACCATCGCGCCTCATCCTCCACGCGCGCCCTATT contains:
- a CDS encoding PadR family transcriptional regulator — protein: MTEMAMPWAWGGRPEKQPIAGGWEVPEDHSHEGDGERGRGRGPRWRGRSGGRGRRGPWAPEGWMAMGGSGGPGGGFHPPHPPQPPFPPNMPWGGPQVPHGHPMEGMFGGGRGRGRRGGPRARRGDVRTGILLLLAEEPRSGYEIIREGKERSNGAWRPSPGSVYPMLQQLEDEGLVRPAEASGGGRRRPFELTDEGHAYVEENAAELTPPWEAVHEEYMDSMARYGEISSLAYQLSAAAAQVAQAGTPEQLDRAKRLLAETKRGLYRILAEDDTDVDEDGEEGDA
- a CDS encoding DinB family protein; its protein translation is MTNTMDRFDPPMSADERTMLTSWLDRHRATVREKCAGLDAGLSSSAPLPTSPLMSIGGVVSHLRWVEHYWFEVRLLGVRDRAPWSPDDWDAEFRVGAERPLTELLDEYDAQCARSREITAKLELNSSARVSTEGEQRATLRWVLMHMVEETARHNGHLDILRELADGRTGE
- a CDS encoding TIGR04222 domain-containing membrane protein is translated as MVVEAVVLGTVLCYLAIAGCYAATRYGYRRILAAGPRRPAVGAEELTPFELGMLAGGRRRLGEVALAELYLSGRAVAHGHGMVARPWQAEQRPAPDALAPFTRVLDARLPAGRAVPADHLVAAASTSDATTVLLWRLRRLGLLFSPERMRRVTFARNAAWGLQVLIGAAGVPFAGGAAVAAMMAPREPVGIVFVLLAGLFLAYPFLLHLTHRVIGGVRAAVLAAFIVTAAAAPAAELPRELIAALGLFLGWFALYGVYRLTGGGLGPRTRAGDAVLAEARSDLDPSARAEPPEPLEQPGHAEARDRPRPRGPALRATALLGFRELRRRPGKRGLRAPGCPGLGLVRSFATACGRGVGGPDGGLVGDFTGVPGSTAWRRVGGGVPTVGRHHHPHHPRGD